From the genome of Geoglobus ahangari, one region includes:
- the cdhB gene encoding CO dehydrogenase/acetyl-CoA synthase complex subunit epsilon, with translation MAVKKEEKYPVARRYQVADIQVSRDATPVKPSVVVNLVKKAKHPVLVTGGKLLKEEKLVEYAVKFYEKGIPIIATGGSSKPLIERGVKPQSIVFPLHYVTQFMLDEEWQGFDGKGNYDVVLYLGFLPYYLSRMLSALKHFSKITTISLDEFYQPHAKFSFTNLTANKEMHYQMLEEVLNGL, from the coding sequence ATGGCGGTTAAGAAGGAGGAGAAGTATCCCGTGGCAAGAAGGTATCAGGTTGCAGACATTCAGGTAAGCAGGGACGCCACGCCCGTAAAGCCGAGCGTGGTTGTAAATCTGGTCAAGAAGGCCAAGCACCCCGTGCTCGTCACGGGTGGAAAGCTGCTCAAGGAGGAGAAGCTTGTAGAGTACGCGGTGAAGTTCTACGAGAAGGGCATTCCAATAATCGCCACTGGCGGATCGAGCAAGCCCCTCATTGAGAGGGGTGTGAAGCCCCAGTCCATAGTGTTCCCGCTGCACTACGTGACCCAGTTCATGCTCGACGAGGAGTGGCAGGGCTTTGATGGCAAGGGCAACTACGACGTCGTGCTCTACCTCGGCTTCCTGCCCTACTACCTCTCCAGAATGCTCTCTGCCCTGAAGCACTTCTCGAAGATAACGACGATAAGCCTCGACGAGTTCTATCAGCCTCATGCGAAGTTCAGCTTCACGAACCTTACCGCAAATAAGGAGATGCACTATCAGATGCTTGAGGAGGTTTTGAACGGTCTTTAG
- the cdhC gene encoding CO dehydrogenase/CO-methylating acetyl-CoA synthase complex subunit beta has translation MVERKRIEIPEGAKIKESVGEEAEFPFDISPMYEGERVRKGDMYVELGGTSQPGFELVLALPEDQVEDMKVTLVGPDLDEMEEGKAYPYAMIYYIAGSQVEQDLEPVIERRNHDFQNYIEGYMHLNQRYDIWIRISKGAVKKGLKSLIQIAKATMMLFKNELPFIEKIEAVYITDKDLVEKVLNEVAMPIYDERDARVESLHDEDVDEFYSCTLCQSFAPTNVCVVSPDRPSLCGAISWFDGRAAARVDPEGPNKAIPKGDVIDPIGGEYSGVNEFAKEESGGEYDRIKLHSFFEYPHTSCGCFEVIGFYMPEVDGIGWVHRGYPEPAPNGLTFSTMAGQTGGGKQVIGFLGIGISYFRSKKFIQADGGWYRTVWMPKDLKQRVEKYIPEDVRDKIATEEEARTIEELKEFLKKVNHPVVTGVVRPVDGKKITEGWVEEEEEAEEEAVAEEAAVEEAPAAAEQPAVQQVQPAQMAMPMQMPQLPAFQMPQIQVPAQPATAGIKLIIKDAKIYIDKVIVKSEEKKGGK, from the coding sequence ATGGTTGAGAGGAAGAGGATTGAGATTCCGGAAGGTGCTAAGATTAAGGAGAGCGTTGGTGAGGAGGCAGAGTTTCCGTTTGACATCTCCCCGATGTACGAGGGAGAGAGGGTCAGGAAGGGCGACATGTACGTAGAGCTTGGCGGCACGTCCCAGCCGGGCTTCGAGCTCGTTCTTGCCCTGCCGGAGGATCAGGTAGAGGACATGAAGGTCACGCTCGTCGGCCCGGACCTCGACGAGATGGAGGAGGGCAAGGCCTATCCGTACGCGATGATCTACTACATCGCCGGCAGCCAGGTGGAGCAGGACCTCGAGCCTGTGATTGAGAGGAGGAACCACGACTTCCAGAACTACATCGAGGGCTACATGCACCTGAACCAGAGATACGACATCTGGATCAGGATCAGCAAGGGTGCCGTGAAGAAGGGCCTCAAGAGTCTCATTCAGATCGCCAAGGCCACGATGATGCTCTTCAAGAACGAGCTTCCGTTCATCGAGAAGATCGAGGCCGTTTACATAACCGACAAGGATCTCGTCGAAAAGGTGCTCAACGAGGTCGCGATGCCGATCTACGATGAGAGAGACGCGAGGGTTGAGAGCCTGCACGACGAGGATGTGGACGAGTTCTACTCATGCACGCTCTGCCAAAGCTTCGCTCCAACGAACGTCTGCGTCGTCAGCCCTGACAGGCCATCTCTCTGCGGTGCCATAAGCTGGTTCGACGGCAGGGCTGCGGCGAGGGTTGACCCGGAGGGACCGAACAAGGCCATTCCGAAGGGCGACGTCATTGATCCGATTGGCGGAGAGTACTCCGGAGTTAACGAGTTCGCCAAGGAGGAGAGCGGTGGAGAGTACGACAGGATAAAGCTCCACAGCTTCTTCGAGTACCCGCACACCTCGTGCGGATGCTTCGAGGTCATCGGCTTCTACATGCCAGAGGTTGACGGAATTGGCTGGGTCCACAGAGGATATCCCGAGCCGGCACCTAACGGGCTCACCTTCTCGACGATGGCCGGGCAGACCGGTGGAGGAAAGCAGGTCATCGGTTTCTTGGGCATCGGTATAAGCTACTTCAGGAGCAAGAAGTTCATACAGGCCGACGGTGGCTGGTACAGGACCGTCTGGATGCCAAAGGATCTCAAGCAGAGGGTCGAGAAGTACATACCCGAGGACGTCAGGGACAAGATCGCAACCGAGGAGGAGGCGAGGACGATCGAAGAACTCAAGGAGTTCCTGAAGAAGGTCAACCACCCCGTCGTTACTGGTGTTGTGAGGCCGGTTGACGGCAAGAAGATCACCGAGGGATGGGTTGAGGAAGAGGAGGAGGCCGAGGAAGAGGCCGTCGCTGAGGAGGCTGCGGTCGAGGAGGCACCAGCTGCTGCAGAGCAGCCAGCAGTCCAGCAGGTGCAGCCAGCCCAGATGGCAATGCCGATGCAGATGCCACAGCTTCCAGCGTTCCAGATGCCGCAGATTCAGGTTCCGGCCCAGCCAGCCACTGCTGGAATAAAGCTGATAATCAAGGACGCCAAGATCTACATCGACAAGGTCATAGTGAAGAGCGAGGAGAAGAAGGGTGGAAAGTAA
- the acsC gene encoding acetyl-CoA decarbonylase/synthase complex subunit gamma, whose translation MKVKSPLEVYKFLPQTNCGECGYDTCMSFAAQIIDRNVKPTDCPPLVENAKKDKKFEKKLKELIALTSPEIAEVIIGVGDNAVKIGGEDVLHRHELTYFNPTAFFFDVWDTMDEAQIDERCSRVVEYRKFYVGDFITLEGIAVRCTSNDPEKFRKAVKKVAEYGKPMILVALNPECMRAALEEVADQRPLIYAATKDNWREFLELALEFKVPVTLRSKDLNTLKSMAKTFKESGVSDIVLDPVTEPVGEGLKATFERVVQLRRTAILGEDKDVAYPIMITPIAAWLIDGDEVTKGYWETVIAATFIVKYADVMIFRNLEQYTVMPSVILRYNIYTDPRTPVQVEPGLREINNPGPDDPVFITTNFALTYYTVESDLTSNNIKGWLLVLDTEGLGVEVSVAGGQFTAAKVKDLIKETGVEEKVNHRYLIIPGLAARLQGAIEDETGWTVLVGPMDSGRIKGWLEKQWPPKSKE comes from the coding sequence ATGAAGGTAAAGAGCCCGCTTGAGGTTTACAAGTTCCTTCCGCAGACGAACTGCGGTGAGTGTGGCTACGACACGTGCATGAGCTTTGCAGCCCAGATCATTGACAGGAACGTGAAGCCAACGGATTGCCCGCCGCTCGTCGAGAACGCCAAGAAGGACAAGAAGTTCGAGAAGAAGCTCAAAGAGCTGATCGCCCTCACCTCACCGGAGATCGCCGAGGTAATCATAGGTGTTGGCGACAACGCGGTCAAGATCGGTGGAGAGGACGTCCTCCACAGGCACGAGCTCACTTACTTCAACCCGACCGCCTTCTTCTTCGACGTCTGGGACACGATGGATGAGGCCCAGATTGACGAGAGGTGCAGCAGGGTCGTCGAGTACAGGAAGTTCTACGTCGGTGACTTCATAACCCTCGAGGGAATTGCGGTAAGATGCACATCCAACGACCCGGAGAAGTTCAGGAAGGCCGTGAAGAAGGTTGCAGAGTATGGAAAGCCCATGATCCTCGTGGCCCTCAATCCCGAGTGCATGAGGGCTGCGCTCGAGGAGGTTGCCGATCAGAGGCCGCTGATATACGCTGCAACAAAGGACAACTGGAGGGAGTTCCTTGAACTTGCGCTCGAGTTCAAGGTTCCCGTAACACTGAGGAGCAAGGATCTCAACACGCTGAAGAGCATGGCCAAGACATTCAAGGAGAGCGGGGTGAGCGACATAGTCCTCGACCCTGTCACAGAGCCTGTTGGTGAAGGGCTGAAAGCGACGTTTGAGAGGGTCGTGCAGCTCAGGAGGACTGCAATCCTCGGCGAAGATAAGGATGTGGCCTATCCGATAATGATCACGCCCATAGCCGCGTGGCTGATTGACGGAGATGAGGTGACGAAGGGATACTGGGAGACGGTCATAGCAGCAACGTTCATAGTCAAGTATGCCGACGTTATGATCTTCAGGAACCTCGAGCAGTACACTGTCATGCCCTCCGTTATCCTGAGGTACAACATCTACACCGACCCCAGAACCCCGGTTCAGGTCGAGCCCGGCCTCAGGGAGATCAACAACCCCGGCCCGGACGATCCGGTGTTCATCACCACAAACTTCGCCCTCACCTACTATACAGTTGAGAGCGATCTGACGAGCAACAACATCAAGGGATGGCTGCTCGTCCTCGACACAGAGGGTCTGGGAGTTGAGGTCAGCGTTGCTGGTGGACAGTTCACCGCAGCGAAGGTCAAGGACCTGATCAAGGAGACTGGCGTGGAGGAGAAGGTCAACCACAGGTACCTGATAATCCCCGGACTTGCTGCGAGGCTTCAGGGTGCGATAGAGGACGAGACGGGCTGGACCGTGCTGGTTGGCCCGATGGACTCCGGAAGGATCAAGGGCTGGCTGGAGAAGCAGTGGCCGCCCAAGTCAAAGGAGTAG
- the thrC gene encoding threonine synthase: protein MYLLRCIECGENFENELIYTCPKCGGLLEVVFDVSNADFRLDGNNVTLWKYRSLLPVRIEPVTLFEGGTPLYPVDVDVDARVFVKHEGLNPSGSFKDRGMTVGVTKALELGMKSVACASTGNTSASMAMYSARAGLRAYVLLPSGKVALGKLAQAMMHGARVIAIRGNFDVALKLVREISERKGLYLLNSVNPFRLEGQKTIAFEIVDQLGHAPDAVFVPVGNAGNISAIYKGFLELREAGYIDEIPKMIGVQAEGANPIYRAFVEGKDSIEPVENPETIATAIRIGAPVNARKALRAVYSSKGKVLQVSDEEIVSAQKMLAKQGIGVEPASASSLAGLLKEDSDFDTVVCIATGNLLKDPEEVMRVSGTPVEVDANISEIERLI from the coding sequence ATGTATCTTCTTCGGTGCATCGAGTGTGGGGAGAATTTTGAGAACGAGCTGATCTACACCTGTCCCAAATGTGGTGGGCTCCTTGAGGTCGTTTTTGATGTCAGCAACGCGGACTTCAGGCTCGACGGAAACAACGTCACGCTCTGGAAGTATCGAAGCCTGCTGCCCGTCAGGATAGAACCCGTAACCCTGTTTGAGGGTGGAACACCTCTGTATCCCGTTGATGTTGATGTCGATGCAAGAGTTTTTGTCAAGCACGAGGGTCTGAATCCCTCGGGGTCGTTCAAGGACAGGGGGATGACCGTTGGCGTGACTAAGGCGCTGGAGCTTGGGATGAAGAGCGTTGCCTGCGCGTCGACAGGGAACACCTCCGCGTCCATGGCAATGTACTCTGCGAGAGCCGGGCTAAGGGCGTATGTCCTGCTCCCCTCCGGCAAGGTTGCTCTCGGAAAGCTCGCGCAGGCGATGATGCACGGGGCAAGGGTTATAGCGATCAGGGGAAATTTTGATGTGGCTCTGAAGCTCGTGAGAGAGATCAGTGAGAGGAAGGGTCTTTATCTGCTGAACTCAGTCAACCCTTTCAGGCTCGAGGGGCAGAAGACGATTGCGTTCGAGATAGTCGATCAGCTCGGTCATGCCCCTGATGCGGTCTTCGTGCCCGTTGGGAATGCAGGGAACATCTCCGCGATCTACAAGGGGTTCTTGGAGCTGAGGGAGGCGGGATACATTGATGAGATCCCGAAAATGATCGGGGTGCAGGCGGAGGGTGCTAACCCCATATACAGGGCATTTGTTGAGGGAAAGGACAGCATCGAGCCGGTCGAGAACCCCGAGACAATCGCCACGGCCATAAGGATTGGTGCACCCGTAAACGCGAGAAAAGCTCTCAGAGCCGTTTACTCCTCAAAGGGGAAGGTGCTTCAGGTGAGCGATGAGGAGATCGTCAGTGCTCAGAAGATGCTCGCAAAGCAGGGCATAGGCGTGGAGCCTGCAAGCGCGTCGAGCCTCGCGGGCCTTCTCAAGGAGGACTCCGACTTCGATACGGTCGTCTGCATAGCAACAGGAAACCTGCTGAAGGATCCCGAGGAGGTCATGAGGGTTTCAGGAACGCCGGTGGAGGTTGACGCGAACATCAGCGAGATAGAAAGGCTGATCTGA
- a CDS encoding ArsR family transcriptional regulator codes for MAEDMNRAILKALAELGRPAKSKEIAEKIGVPTSKVSCRLAPLRKKGLIDSPEKGMYVITEEGKKLVE; via the coding sequence ATGGCGGAGGACATGAACAGGGCAATTCTCAAGGCGCTTGCGGAGCTTGGAAGGCCCGCGAAGTCGAAGGAGATTGCCGAGAAGATTGGAGTTCCCACGTCGAAGGTGTCCTGCAGGCTCGCGCCGCTCAGGAAGAAGGGGCTGATCGACTCTCCGGAGAAAGGGATGTACGTGATAACTGAGGAGGGCAAGAAGCTGGTTGAATGA
- the cdhD gene encoding CO dehydrogenase/acetyl-CoA synthase subunit delta has protein sequence MAKKFTLEEFFETLKKYNVEELEGVRIEGDLEIEVEPGSGVDANLIQALAALAGYTQLIQEFGNFIYHTNMALTYLQRLSAALGIQMPLGAPAIQQPAAVQPAVPEAKPLEVPKFKIPEKLIEAKFEPYKAEYPGVIEEVTLGATKADGGTRETTVTIGGERSLAFYLFDAENPNMPVVAIDIFDRRPMLAKAVREHYEDVLDDPAEWARKAVKDFGADLVTLHLISTDPLLEDTPASEAVKVVEEVLQAVKVPLIIGGSGNKEKDPEVLEKAAEVAEGERVMLASATLDMDWERIGNAAKKYGHVILSWTQMDINNQKTLNRYLLKRVGIDRNSLVMDPTTAALGYGLDYAFTNMERIRISGLRGDQDLNFPISSGTTNAWGAREAWMIDSPIEGDTPWGPRELRGPIWEIVTGMTLALAGVDLFMMMHPGAVAVLKEWMGMLYGTIKDSIDNVDDWITMEV, from the coding sequence ATGGCAAAGAAGTTCACGCTTGAGGAATTTTTTGAGACGCTGAAGAAGTACAATGTGGAGGAGCTTGAAGGGGTAAGAATCGAAGGAGACCTCGAAATTGAGGTTGAACCCGGTAGCGGTGTTGACGCGAACCTGATTCAGGCCCTTGCGGCTCTGGCAGGATACACGCAGCTCATTCAGGAGTTTGGAAACTTCATATACCACACGAACATGGCTCTGACGTATCTGCAGAGACTATCTGCCGCTCTCGGAATCCAGATGCCGCTTGGAGCACCAGCGATTCAGCAGCCCGCTGCAGTTCAGCCAGCGGTTCCTGAGGCAAAGCCGCTTGAAGTGCCCAAGTTCAAGATCCCCGAGAAGCTGATAGAGGCGAAGTTCGAGCCGTACAAGGCCGAGTACCCGGGCGTCATAGAGGAGGTCACCCTCGGTGCCACGAAGGCTGACGGGGGCACGAGAGAGACGACCGTGACCATCGGCGGAGAGAGGAGCCTTGCGTTCTACCTCTTCGACGCCGAGAATCCGAACATGCCCGTGGTCGCCATTGACATCTTCGACAGGAGGCCAATGCTCGCGAAAGCGGTCAGAGAGCACTACGAGGACGTGCTTGACGACCCGGCAGAGTGGGCGAGGAAGGCGGTGAAGGACTTTGGCGCAGATCTCGTGACGCTGCACCTCATCAGCACCGACCCGCTGCTCGAAGACACTCCCGCGAGTGAGGCGGTGAAGGTTGTTGAGGAGGTTCTGCAGGCTGTCAAGGTTCCGCTCATCATCGGAGGTTCAGGAAACAAGGAGAAGGATCCGGAGGTTCTTGAGAAGGCTGCCGAGGTTGCTGAGGGCGAGAGGGTCATGCTCGCCAGCGCAACCCTCGACATGGACTGGGAGAGGATCGGCAACGCTGCGAAGAAGTATGGCCACGTCATTCTGAGCTGGACCCAGATGGACATCAACAACCAGAAGACCCTCAACAGGTATCTGCTCAAGAGGGTTGGGATAGACAGGAACAGCCTCGTCATGGATCCGACAACCGCAGCTCTTGGCTACGGCCTTGACTACGCGTTCACCAACATGGAGAGAATCAGGATCTCTGGCTTGAGGGGCGATCAGGACCTCAACTTCCCGATATCGAGCGGTACGACCAATGCCTGGGGTGCGAGAGAGGCATGGATGATCGACTCGCCGATAGAGGGAGACACACCGTGGGGTCCGAGGGAGCTGAGAGGTCCGATCTGGGAGATTGTGACAGGAATGACCCTTGCTCTTGCCGGAGTGGACCTCTTCATGATGATGCACCCCGGAGCTGTTGCCGTGCTCAAGGAGTGGATGGGCATGCTCTACGGCACGATAAAGGACAGCATAGACAACGTTGATGACTGGATAACGATGGAGGTGTGA
- a CDS encoding tRNA-wybutosine modification methyltransferase TYW3: MRWEEFRRRRLQEYASAEIDQWIRQITDTINSSEDFVTLSSCAGRIAVMDMPEFGDKKGSVFLGKWHSPPPFQEVVRAISAGRGEVWFMMNPPIIHVACRDPEIAFRLLDVCKRAGFRRAGVISGKKNVVEIAGQERVEFLVARNGEIIADERVLVENFRESVDKLKKSRERFRRFEDEFRSAFLSR; the protein is encoded by the coding sequence ATGAGGTGGGAGGAGTTCAGGAGGAGGAGACTTCAGGAGTACGCGAGCGCGGAGATTGACCAGTGGATCAGGCAGATAACCGACACCATAAACTCCAGCGAGGACTTCGTCACGCTATCAAGCTGCGCTGGGAGGATTGCAGTTATGGACATGCCAGAGTTTGGAGACAAAAAGGGCTCAGTTTTCCTCGGAAAGTGGCACAGCCCTCCGCCATTTCAGGAGGTTGTGAGGGCAATCAGCGCCGGGAGGGGGGAGGTGTGGTTCATGATGAACCCTCCCATAATCCATGTGGCCTGCAGAGATCCCGAGATTGCCTTCAGGCTTCTTGACGTCTGCAAACGAGCAGGATTCAGGAGGGCAGGAGTGATCTCTGGCAAGAAAAACGTTGTGGAGATAGCGGGTCAGGAGAGGGTGGAGTTTCTGGTCGCGAGAAACGGGGAGATCATCGCCGATGAGAGGGTTCTGGTGGAGAATTTCAGGGAGAGCGTGGACAAGCTGAAGAAGAGCAGGGAAAGGTTTAGGAGGTTCGAAGATGAGTTCAGATCAGCCTTTCTATCTCGCTGA
- a CDS encoding argininosuccinate synthase, translating to MSKVVLCYSGGLDTTVCIPLLKERYGFEEVITVTVDIGQPEEEVRKAEERGKKYADKHYTVDARDEFVQALFQLIKANGDYEGYVLGTALARPIIARKVAEIAIKENAEAVAHGATGKGNDQLRFDNVFYEYDLKVIAPMRELNLTREWEIEYALKNGIDIPVTKDKPWSIDENIWSRSVEGGKLEDPSYIPPEDIYEWTKGGAEGEEIIKIDFERGIPVAINDERMDGFELIRELNRIGGLHKIGRTDMMEDRVLGLKARENYEHPAATILLTAHRDLEKLVLSRRELKFKRFVEEEWAELVYYGLTNDPLFDALNAFIDKTQERVTGWVKLKLGDGHVMPVARYSEYALYSEELTSFDSLAIDQSMAEGFSLFHGLQGRIYRRIVRKRD from the coding sequence ATGAGCAAGGTTGTCCTCTGCTACTCCGGAGGTCTCGACACGACCGTCTGTATTCCCCTGCTCAAGGAGAGGTACGGATTCGAGGAGGTCATCACTGTCACGGTGGATATAGGCCAGCCCGAGGAGGAAGTGAGGAAGGCCGAGGAGAGGGGTAAGAAGTACGCGGACAAGCACTACACAGTCGATGCGAGAGATGAGTTCGTTCAGGCTCTTTTCCAGCTCATAAAGGCAAATGGAGATTATGAAGGATATGTGCTCGGAACCGCGCTGGCAAGGCCGATAATCGCGAGGAAGGTTGCCGAGATAGCGATAAAGGAGAATGCCGAGGCCGTGGCTCATGGAGCGACTGGAAAGGGTAACGACCAGCTAAGGTTCGACAACGTCTTTTACGAATACGACCTCAAGGTCATCGCCCCGATGAGGGAGCTCAACCTCACGAGAGAGTGGGAGATAGAGTACGCGCTCAAGAACGGGATAGACATCCCTGTGACCAAGGACAAGCCGTGGAGCATTGACGAGAACATATGGAGCAGGAGCGTGGAGGGAGGGAAGCTCGAGGATCCGTCCTACATCCCTCCGGAGGATATATACGAGTGGACGAAGGGTGGGGCTGAGGGAGAGGAGATAATAAAGATTGACTTCGAAAGGGGGATTCCCGTTGCGATAAATGACGAGAGGATGGACGGCTTCGAGCTCATAAGGGAGCTGAACAGGATAGGCGGTTTGCACAAGATAGGCAGGACGGACATGATGGAGGACAGGGTTCTCGGCCTGAAGGCGAGGGAGAACTACGAGCATCCTGCCGCCACGATACTCCTGACCGCTCACAGAGACCTTGAGAAGCTCGTCCTCAGCAGGAGGGAGCTGAAGTTCAAGAGGTTTGTGGAGGAGGAGTGGGCCGAGCTCGTCTACTACGGCCTGACGAACGACCCCCTATTCGACGCGCTCAACGCGTTCATCGACAAGACTCAGGAGAGGGTCACGGGCTGGGTGAAGCTGAAGCTCGGCGACGGCCATGTCATGCCAGTCGCGAGGTATTCAGAGTACGCACTCTACAGCGAGGAGCTCACATCTTTCGACTCCCTCGCAATAGACCAGTCAATGGCTGAGGGATTCTCGCTGTTCCACGGGCTTCAGGGAAGAATATACAGGAGAATCGTCAGGAAAAGGGATTAG
- a CDS encoding type II toxin-antitoxin system VapC family toxin: MVKKFVEDIMLNTKLISLPLELYEDVINARKSLNLDFDDAYQYSVAKHYGLKIVTMDRDFEKVRDVEVQFL; this comes from the coding sequence ATGGTAAAGAAGTTCGTTGAGGACATTATGCTCAACACCAAGCTTATTTCACTGCCACTCGAGTTGTACGAGGATGTCATCAATGCAAGAAAAAGTCTGAATCTGGATTTTGATGATGCCTACCAGTACAGCGTGGCAAAACATTACGGATTGAAAATAGTAACAATGGACAGAGACTTCGAAAAGGTGAGAGATGTGGAGGTTCAATTCTTGTAG
- a CDS encoding archease: MYRFLDHTADIAFEVKASSLSELLRDASLAFYEAFTFQELLSEEVERELVVEEDSPDYLLFAWLNELLYLFDTEHFAGRSVEVEVEEGERLVARGRILGDRLSPEKVKLEPKAITLHNFRVEKRDGEWYAFVVVDI, from the coding sequence ATGTACAGGTTTCTCGATCACACCGCAGACATAGCCTTCGAGGTTAAGGCCAGCAGCCTGTCCGAGCTTTTGAGGGATGCATCTCTCGCATTCTACGAGGCGTTCACGTTTCAGGAGCTTCTCTCTGAGGAGGTTGAAAGGGAGCTTGTGGTTGAGGAGGACAGCCCTGACTACCTGCTCTTCGCGTGGCTCAACGAGCTGCTCTACCTGTTCGACACAGAGCACTTTGCAGGCAGGTCTGTGGAGGTGGAGGTTGAGGAGGGAGAGAGGCTGGTGGCAAGGGGCAGGATTCTGGGAGACAGACTCTCTCCAGAAAAGGTGAAGCTCGAGCCCAAGGCGATAACCCTTCACAACTTCCGGGTTGAGAAAAGAGATGGGGAGTGGTACGCGTTCGTCGTTGTAGACATCTAA
- a CDS encoding ATP-binding protein has translation MTVVAVTGKGGTGKTILSALLIHFISQRTTSVLAVDADPDSNLPDALGVAELVEKTLGDIREVFQVSRDEMGSTNKEQWLEGKIYGEAICECDTFDLIVMGRPEGEGCYCYANNLLRGVLRRLMRHYDYIIIDSEAGLEHFSRKTIDSADYIIVVTDMSKKGLATAKRIKELSEELDLGFKDIFLVGNRIANKEAEDVIRRFADEIGMKVLDFLPYDETIAELDLRGEPVINLPETSEYYQKAKKIADMIVELHAESVTK, from the coding sequence ATGACAGTAGTTGCAGTGACTGGCAAGGGAGGAACGGGCAAGACCATACTTTCCGCCCTTTTAATCCATTTTATTTCTCAGAGAACTACCAGCGTGCTTGCCGTTGATGCAGACCCTGACAGCAATCTTCCAGATGCGCTTGGAGTTGCCGAGCTGGTGGAGAAGACGCTCGGCGACATCAGAGAGGTTTTTCAGGTAAGCAGGGACGAGATGGGGTCAACCAACAAGGAGCAGTGGCTCGAGGGGAAGATCTACGGAGAGGCGATATGCGAGTGCGACACCTTCGACCTGATAGTCATGGGAAGGCCTGAGGGCGAGGGTTGCTACTGTTATGCTAACAACCTTCTGAGGGGCGTGCTCAGGAGGTTGATGAGGCACTACGACTACATAATCATCGACAGCGAGGCCGGACTGGAGCACTTCAGCAGGAAGACCATAGACAGCGCGGACTACATAATCGTGGTTACTGACATGTCCAAGAAGGGGCTTGCAACTGCAAAGAGGATAAAGGAGCTGAGTGAGGAGCTGGATCTTGGCTTCAAGGACATTTTCCTCGTGGGGAACAGGATAGCCAACAAGGAGGCTGAAGACGTGATACGGAGGTTTGCAGACGAGATAGGGATGAAGGTCCTCGACTTCCTGCCCTACGACGAAACGATTGCTGAGCTCGACCTCAGGGGTGAGCCGGTGATAAACCTACCCGAGACCTCTGAGTACTACCAGAAGGCCAAGAAAATTGCCGATATGATTGTTGAGCTTCATGCTGAGTCCGTTACTAAATAA
- a CDS encoding MBL fold metallo-hydrolase translates to MISRLSFRGCNCYLIESEGKRYLVDTGTPGNLKRAREQIDSIDGIIITHGHYDHCGSAVEIADHFSCKIYAHRDEHPYLEGKADFKFEGFVGNFIKRLERLRPMEHFRAHDVESLNLNIVHLPGHTPGSIGIVVGKEMLCGDLLRVGRKYIMAGETVVKPSSRNFNWNQEKYIESLKRFAQLDVEVIHPGHGESVRIDRSLINEIIKRLER, encoded by the coding sequence ATGATATCCAGGCTCAGCTTCAGGGGCTGCAACTGCTACCTGATCGAGAGTGAGGGGAAGAGGTACCTCGTCGACACGGGCACTCCCGGAAACCTGAAGAGGGCGAGGGAGCAGATAGACAGCATAGACGGAATAATCATAACCCACGGTCACTACGACCACTGCGGGAGCGCTGTGGAGATAGCCGACCATTTCTCCTGTAAAATATACGCCCACAGGGACGAGCACCCGTACCTTGAGGGGAAAGCGGATTTCAAATTCGAGGGGTTCGTGGGGAACTTCATAAAGAGGCTTGAGAGGCTGAGGCCGATGGAGCACTTCAGGGCACATGACGTGGAGTCCCTCAACCTGAACATCGTGCACCTCCCCGGCCACACCCCGGGGAGCATAGGGATCGTCGTTGGCAAGGAGATGCTGTGCGGCGATCTGCTGAGGGTTGGCAGGAAGTACATTATGGCAGGCGAGACCGTTGTTAAGCCGTCGTCCCGAAACTTCAACTGGAATCAGGAGAAGTACATCGAGAGTTTGAAGAGGTTTGCCCAGCTCGATGTCGAGGTCATACACCCCGGCCACGGAGAGAGCGTGAGGATCGACAGGAGTCTCATCAACGAGATCATCAAGAGACTCGAGAGATGA